A single window of Candidatus Methanoperedens sp. DNA harbors:
- a CDS encoding YkgJ family cysteine cluster protein, with product MNAVDIENEIEYIYSFPDEVYIKIIRDVGFDCDFCGKCCKSEFNDHVFLLDDDAQRIIEIVGREFLRPAPYFDLCDNLGRFYVMGYALKTKPDGDCIFYTGTGCEHYEVRPRICKIYPYMLHREPDEEGNIEFRQISGLDMHGLYHNEISDKICEEIIKSVKDYESGFLRQKLGFIKEIERYFKENNLRNSKQMYDRMMRQYEKGKAIDVYVFFHGGFKKEVIAK from the coding sequence ATGAACGCAGTTGATATTGAAAATGAAATAGAGTATATTTATTCATTTCCTGACGAAGTTTATATTAAAATAATCCGTGATGTGGGGTTTGATTGTGATTTCTGCGGTAAATGCTGTAAGAGTGAATTTAATGATCACGTCTTCCTGCTCGACGATGATGCGCAAAGGATAATCGAAATTGTGGGGCGGGAATTTCTCAGACCTGCGCCATATTTTGATCTATGTGACAACCTCGGGAGATTTTATGTAATGGGTTATGCCCTGAAAACCAAACCGGATGGGGACTGCATATTCTATACTGGCACAGGATGCGAACATTATGAAGTTCGTCCCCGGATATGCAAAATATACCCATATATGCTTCACAGGGAGCCGGATGAAGAAGGAAATATTGAATTCAGGCAAATAAGCGGCCTGGATATGCATGGATTGTATCACAATGAAATAAGTGATAAGATATGCGAAGAGATAATAAAATCAGTAAAGGATTATGAATCCGGATTTCTCAGGCAAAAACTTGGATTTATCAAAGAAATCGAAAGATATTTCAAAGAAAATAATTTAAGAAACAGCAAGCAGATGTATGACCGGATGATGAGGCAGTATGAGAAAGGTAAAGCAATAGACGTATATGTATTCTTCCATGGAGGATTTAAAAAAGAAGTAATAGCCAAATAA
- a CDS encoding cytochrome b/b6 domain-containing protein: MSRQKIIEALESNKNGERNMGEIYFKRFTFNQLAEHWAMIVTFMLLVISGMPLKFPDAWWSPVIINLLGGFAMRTQIHHAAGIGMVILGVYHVVYHIFVDKESLLDRKVWPTLKDAKDFWQTIMFYLGKAQAPKYGRYSWKEKFDYWGAFWGMVMLCVTGLIMLFPFQAMEVIPYAYVHLSTIVHTDEALLATLFIFIVHWWNVHYSPEVFPMSKAWLTGNLSEKQMKHEHPLEYEEIMRQMNEKDDRSSFSR, from the coding sequence ATGTCCAGGCAAAAAATAATTGAAGCTTTAGAATCTAATAAAAATGGAGAAAGAAATATGGGTGAAATTTATTTTAAAAGATTTACTTTCAATCAACTTGCAGAGCATTGGGCAATGATAGTTACGTTCATGCTTTTAGTAATAAGTGGAATGCCCCTGAAATTCCCGGATGCGTGGTGGTCTCCGGTTATAATCAATCTCCTCGGGGGATTTGCAATGAGGACACAGATACATCATGCTGCAGGGATAGGTATGGTCATCCTTGGAGTGTATCATGTTGTTTATCATATTTTTGTTGATAAGGAATCCTTGCTTGATAGAAAAGTCTGGCCGACTTTAAAAGACGCAAAGGATTTCTGGCAGACAATAATGTTCTACCTTGGAAAAGCGCAGGCGCCAAAATATGGAAGGTATAGCTGGAAAGAGAAATTCGATTACTGGGGTGCATTCTGGGGAATGGTGATGCTTTGCGTAACCGGGTTGATAATGTTATTCCCATTCCAGGCTATGGAAGTGATTCCTTATGCTTATGTGCATCTTTCAACTATCGTTCATACAGATGAAGCATTATTGGCTACGCTGTTTATCTTTATTGTCCACTGGTGGAACGTTCATTATAGCCCTGAAGTATTTCCCATGTCAAAAGCATGGCTTACAGGCAACCTTTCAGAGAAACAGATGAAACACGAACATCCTCTTGAGTATGAGGAGATCATGAGACAGATGAATGAAAAGGACGACAGAAGTTCTTTTTCCAGGTAA
- a CDS encoding rhomboid family intramembrane serine protease produces MTKECYYCGFRDPMPFTCKFCGNSYCYNHRLPESHNCPGLLEYKSRSRDTGIIYKTDSVVRRKHSPFLNSLNNIMSAVKSNYSLMILLIVLISYVLQYIIPGYFSYLALSPYYIFSRPWILITHIFLHSGPIHLLFNMMFLFFFGPELERRIGGKRFLFVFFISGIIAAIGYSLWSVFILKQYSTAVGASGALFGIFACLAVLAPDIEVGLFFFIRMKITYALIFFALFDLLFIGSSGDLVARSAHLSGVIAGLAFGKYIKKTGNYIRY; encoded by the coding sequence ATGACAAAAGAATGTTATTATTGCGGTTTCAGGGACCCTATGCCGTTCACATGCAAATTCTGCGGTAATTCCTATTGTTACAACCACCGGCTTCCTGAATCACACAATTGTCCGGGGCTTTTAGAATATAAATCGAGATCAAGAGATACCGGGATCATTTATAAGACGGATTCTGTGGTAAGACGGAAACATAGTCCCTTCTTGAATTCATTAAATAATATTATGTCTGCTGTTAAAAGTAATTATTCTTTGATGATTCTTTTGATCGTTCTTATTTCTTATGTGTTGCAGTATATTATTCCCGGATATTTTTCTTATCTGGCTCTTTCACCCTACTATATTTTTTCCAGGCCATGGATACTTATCACACATATATTCCTGCATTCCGGACCTATACATCTTCTTTTCAATATGATGTTTTTATTTTTCTTCGGGCCTGAGCTTGAGCGAAGGATAGGAGGAAAAAGATTCCTCTTTGTATTTTTCATTTCCGGGATTATTGCTGCGATCGGCTATTCATTGTGGTCGGTTTTTATTTTGAAACAATATTCGACAGCTGTGGGTGCAAGTGGCGCATTGTTCGGGATATTTGCATGCCTAGCTGTTCTTGCGCCGGATATCGAGGTCGGTTTGTTCTTTTTTATTCGCATGAAGATAACATATGCATTGATATTTTTTGCTCTTTTTGACCTTTTGTTCATAGGCTCAAGCGGCGACCTGGTAGCAAGAAGTGCTCACTTAAGTGGAGTGATAGCTGGTCTTGCTTTTGGGAAATACATAAAAAAGACAGGAAATTACATCCGTTATTAA